One genomic segment of Perognathus longimembris pacificus isolate PPM17 unplaced genomic scaffold, ASM2315922v1 HiC_scaffold_5326, whole genome shotgun sequence includes these proteins:
- the LOC125345132 gene encoding golgin subfamily A member 2-like, whose product MGPPHLSHPSAEMSEKTREKKIASGKKLLQEYQQRNCPDRLAVSKRKKKTKKGDIPKTNTTGDCHSTDGVARDHTNSEPLDTMTAVTVQTVPGPNDTKDLERRYQHLMLALDSSRIRNQQLWSVIEQLKQERKELQDQQGKENEKMACIVEAQKIDLELHKLSIQMLVSENSDFQSALAHVQQLANEREAEHADRASRLQASQQRVEELERTLSAAFTMQNEAETSNLELTNTLNNLKLQLQDKIRSYDNLEAENTKLQERLDVLLTQKADTEIKSPELQVLEERAELERQLDSMKALVATLTVERDTFAEDLRVERSRWDEKAQQLLAQNSQLTEEKEQGARQVLELESNVMALRKQLAEQQAQAFQLQKELKNLEEQHHIQIQETQSLRFQNLEQQERLRILEKKAEAWEQQAEDRRKSFETMEKERETVRCTLVHNQELKHQLAQLRDAFHRLSEDKEALASILHSEQQDKKQLQEKLDQLEKKSTQWKEIADSKSQAAQNLQELHDQYLEQLRELRAACDRHVASHQQLTSEKEALRQHLLKQTQLLEQLQQEQVQTKSEDQMGPQKLPDTLKYLEAPRQENEQLQAQLSGLALPREGQGISLREEKAQCQTKLEHQAIFPKSWSHGVSGDRKQNAHIPKIKLKLHFTHNLPDKVDYQSQVDGLHHQCDQLSKHISAIQESIVFYKEQMDVLDEMYQEKDQCVTQLSQEVSEKKKQLQELLLHLAGEGTEGQDKMPAAIHTLAAEGPSDLLRPTKVEVMEEQEQGFEDIPLEDSLAPAPGEAGVFCPMLKPTTEQIMPLLPGIQPHQEPAGLGNEPSFPFFSRLMQMMSLGQ is encoded by the exons ATGGGGCCCCCTCATCTTTCCCATCCCAGTGCTGAGATGTctgaaaaaacaagagaaaagaaaatagcttcaggaaagaaactccttcaAGAGTATCAGCAGAGAAATTGTCCTGACAGGCTTGCAGTttccaagaggaagaagaaaaccaaaaaggGAGATATCCCCAAGACGAACACCACAGGGGACTGTCATTCAACTGATGGTGTAGCCAGAGATCACACTAACTCGGAGCCTTTGGACACAATGACAGCTGTCACAGTCCAGACTGTCCCGGGTCCCAATGACACCAAGGATCTAGAAAGGCGCTACCAACACCTGATGCTTGCCCTGGACTCCAGCAGAATACGCAACCAGCAGCTGTGGAGTGTGATTGAACAActaaagcaggaaaggaaagagctcCAGGATCAACAGggcaaagagaatgagaagatggcCTGTATTGTGGAAGCACAGAAGATAGATCTGGAGCTCCACAAATTATCAATTCAGATGTTGGTTTCAGAAAATTCTGATTTCCAATCTGCCCTGGCCCACGTGCAGCAGCTGGCCAATGAAAGAGAAGCGGAGCATGCCGATCGTGCCAGCCGCCTGCAAGCTTCGCAGCAACGCGTGGAGGAGCTAGAGAGGACACTGTCTGCAGCCTTCACCATGCAGAATGAGGCAGAGACGAGCAACCTCGAGCTCACCAACACCCTGAATAACCTGAAGCTGCAGCTCCAGGACAAGATCAGAAGCTACGATAACCTGGAGGCAGAGAACACTAAGCTGCAGGAGAGGCTGGACGTGCTCCTGACGCAGAAGGCCGACACGGAGATCAAAAGTCCTGAGTTACAAGTACTGGAAGAGCGGGCAGAGTTGGAAAGACAACTAGACAGCATGAAAGCGTTGGTGGCAACATTAACGGTGGAGAGAGACACCTTTGCGGAGGACCTGAGGGTAGAGCGCTCCAGGTGGGATGAGAAGGCCCAGCAGCTGTTGGCGCAGAACAGCCAattgacagaggagaaagagcaaggggcgaggcaggtgttggagctggagAGCAACGTGATGGCGCTGAGAAAGCAGCTGGCAGAGCAGCAGGCCCAGGCCTTCCAGTTGCAGAAGGagctcaagaacctggaagaacaaCATCACATCCAGATACAGGAAACCCAGAGCCTTCGtttccagaacctggagcagcaggagAGGCTGAGGATATTGGAGAAGAAGGCCGAGGCATGGGAGCAGCAAGCTGAGGATCGACGCAAGAGCTTTGAGACCATGGAAAAGGAACGTGAGACCGTGCGATGCACACTGGTGCACAACCAAGAACTGAAACACCAGCTGGCCCAGCTGCGGGACGCCTTCCACAGGCTGAGTGAAGACAAGGAGGCGCTCGCCAGCATCCTGCACTCGGAGCAGCAGGACAAGAAACAGCTGCAGGAAAAGCTGGACCAGCTGGAGAAGAAGTCAACACAATGGAAAGAGATCGCTGACTCAAAGAGCCAAGCAGCTCAGAATTTGCAGGAGCTGCATGACCAGTACCTAGAGCAGCTGCGGGAGCTCAGAGCCGCCTGTGACCGGCACGTGGCCTCCCATCAGCAGCTGACGTCCGAGAAGGAGGCCttgcggcagcacctgctgaagcagacccagctgctggagcagctgcaGCAGGAGCAGGTGCAGACCAAGTCAGAGGACCAAATGGGACCTCAAAAGTTGCCGGACACATTGAAGTACCTAGAAGCACCAAGGCAGGAGAATGAGCAGCTTCAGGCCCAGCTGAGCGGCCTGGCTCTCCCGAGGGAAGGTCAAGGAATAAGcctaagagaagaaaagg cccagtgccagaccaagctggagcATCAGGCCATCTTCCCCAAGAGCTGGAGCCATGGCGTGTCTGGAGACAGGAAGCAGAATGCACACATACCAAAGATCAAGCTGAAACTCCATTTCACCCACAACCTGCCTGACAAGGTGGACTACCAGAGTCAAGTGGACGGCCTCCACCATCAGTGTGACCAGCTGTCCAAACACATCAGTGCCATCCAAGAGTCTATAGTTTTCTACAAAGAACAGATGGACGTTCTTGATGAGATGTATCAGGAGAAAGACCAGTGTGTCACCCAGCTGTCCCAGGAGGTGAGTgaaaagaagaagcagctgcaggagctgctACTGCACCTTGCAGGTGAAGGCACGGAGGGTCAGGACAAGATGCCGGCAGCCATCCACACCCTCGCTGCTGAGGGCCCCTCAGACCTGTTGCGCCCCACAAAGGTGGAAGTTATGGAGGAGCAGGAGCAAGGTTTTGAAGACATTCCACTTGAAGACAGTCTGGCACCTGCCCCAGGAGAGGCTGGGGTGTTTTGCCCCATGCTGAAGCCCACCACAGAGCAGATCATGCCACTGTTGCCTGGTATCCAGCCCCACCAAGAGCCTGCAGGCCTGGGCAATGAGCCCTCCTTCCCATTCTTCTCGAGACTCATGCAAATGATGAGTTTGGGACAGTGA